The Coffea eugenioides isolate CCC68of unplaced genomic scaffold, Ceug_1.0 ScVebR1_738;HRSCAF=1465, whole genome shotgun sequence genome window below encodes:
- the LOC113758811 gene encoding long chain base biosynthesis protein 1-like → MASIAMDMLKAASDWLTFVFDAPFARAVVFGVNIGGHLFVEGLLIVVIVFLLSQKSYKPPKRPLTKKEIDELCDEWVPEPLIPKMTDEMRYEPPILESAAGSHTLINGTEVINFASANYLGLVGHGKLLEACTESLEKYGAGSCGPRGFYGTIDVHLDCEARIAKFLGTPDSILYSYGLSTMFSAIPAFCKKGDVIVADEGVHWAIQNGLQLSRSTVVYFKHNDMESLRDMLEKVTKGNKRAEKLRRYIVVEAVYQ, encoded by the exons TGTTAAAAGCTGCATCGGATTGGCTCACTTTTGTTTTTGATGCTCCTTTTGCAAGAGCTGTTGTCTTTGGAGTGAATATTGGAG GGCATCTATTTGTGGAGGGTCTTCTCATTGTGGtcattgtttttcttctttcgcAGAAGAGTTATAAACCACCTAAAAGACCATTGACAAAGAAG GAGATTGATGAGCTATGTGATGAATGGGTTCCTGAACCTCTAATTCCTAAAATGACAGATGAGATGAGATATGAACCTCCGATATTGGAGAG TGCTGCAGGGTCACATACGTTAATTAATGGCACAGAAGTTATTAACTTTGCTTCAGCAAATTACCTAGGATTAGTCGGACATGGCAAGTTACTT GAAGCATGTACAGAATCATTGGAGAAATATGGTGCCGGTTCTTGTGGTCCTCGTGGATTTTATGGAACAATAG ATGTCCACCTTGATTGTGAGGCCAGAATAGCAAAGTTTTTGGGCACTCCAGATTCCATACTTTACTCTTATGGACTTTCCACCATGTTTAGTGCCATTCCAGCATTTTGCAAGAAGGGAGATGTCATTGTTGC GGATGAGGGTGTGCACTGGGCAATTCAAAATGGCCTTCAGCTTTCCAGAAGTACAGTAGTATATTTCAAACACAATGACATGGAGTCTTTAAGAGATATGCTAGAGAAGGTCACCAAAGGGAACAAGCGTGCAGAGAAGCTGAGGCGCTATATTGTGGTTGAAGCAGTGTATCAG